A window from Exiguobacterium marinum DSM 16307 encodes these proteins:
- a CDS encoding YaaL family protein — translation MNWFRKSLRDDYDQRLLTELLEAKAKFESKRRMLEVSIEDTGELAAQVKQAETLYFFYLKEAKKRNVSLSSLRS, via the coding sequence ATGAATTGGTTTCGTAAGTCGTTAAGAGATGACTACGATCAGCGACTACTGACTGAGTTACTAGAAGCAAAGGCTAAGTTTGAATCGAAACGTCGAATGCTTGAAGTCAGCATTGAAGACACGGGAGAGTTAGCTGCCCAGGTAAAACAAGCTGAAACTCTTTACTTCTTTTATTTGAAAGAAGCGAAAAAGCGAAACGTGTCTTTATCATCCCTCCGTTCATAA
- the recR gene encoding recombination mediator RecR encodes MQYPEAIGRLIESFTKLPGIGPKTAVRLAFHILDMEEDDVLTFAKALVSAKRDIKYCTVCGHITDVDPCAICKDSHRDETVVCVVQDSRDVIAMEKMREYRGKYHVLHGAISPMEGIGPEDINVSSLLTRLQENEAIQEVILATNPNIEGEATSMYLSRLLKPTGIRVTRLAHGLPVGGDLEYADEVTLSRAMEGRREL; translated from the coding sequence TTGCAATACCCTGAAGCCATTGGGCGATTGATTGAGAGTTTTACGAAGTTACCTGGGATTGGTCCGAAAACCGCGGTGCGTTTAGCGTTTCATATTTTAGATATGGAAGAAGACGATGTGTTAACATTTGCAAAGGCTCTCGTCAGTGCGAAACGGGATATTAAATATTGCACCGTATGTGGTCATATTACAGATGTGGATCCATGCGCAATTTGTAAAGACTCACATCGGGATGAGACAGTAGTTTGTGTGGTCCAAGACTCAAGAGACGTAATTGCGATGGAGAAGATGAGAGAGTACAGAGGGAAGTATCATGTTCTCCATGGAGCTATTAGTCCAATGGAAGGAATTGGTCCAGAGGATATTAACGTTTCAAGCTTGCTGACACGCTTGCAAGAGAATGAAGCGATTCAAGAAGTGATTTTAGCAACCAATCCAAACATTGAAGGGGAAGCGACCTCGATGTATTTATCGCGACTACTTAAACCGACGGGAATTCGCGTGACGCGTCTTGCACATGGATTGCCGGTTGGTGGAGATTTAGAGTATGCGGATGAAGTAACGTTGTCTCGGGCGATGGAAGGTAGAAGAGAACTATGA
- a CDS encoding YbaB/EbfC family nucleoid-associated protein: protein MRGMGNMNNMMKQMQKMQKDMAKAQEELKDMSVEGTAGGGMVKVVVSGHKEVLDVIIAEDVVDPDDVDMLQDLVLAAINDAMKQADQLVNDKMGRFTQGMNLPGF, encoded by the coding sequence ATGCGTGGAATGGGAAATATGAATAACATGATGAAACAAATGCAAAAAATGCAAAAAGATATGGCGAAAGCTCAAGAAGAATTGAAAGATATGTCCGTTGAGGGAACTGCAGGAGGCGGCATGGTGAAAGTTGTCGTAAGCGGTCATAAAGAAGTCTTAGATGTCATCATTGCAGAAGACGTCGTCGATCCGGACGACGTTGATATGCTACAAGACCTTGTCTTAGCAGCGATTAATGATGCGATGAAGCAAGCGGATCAACTTGTGAATGACAAGATGGGACGTTTCACACAAGGGATGAATCTCCCAGGCTTTTAA